One window from the genome of Salmo salar chromosome ssa25, Ssal_v3.1, whole genome shotgun sequence encodes:
- the LOC106586835 gene encoding protocadherin-8 — protein MMRGILTGWHRWIFGFITLQTLFVSLAESEGNTLKYQTNEERSPGTVIGNLAKDMSLSRSFSSKTNFRMMKQFNNSFIRVRETDGELTVGERIDRERICRHTLQCLITFDVVSFSKERYNLIHVEVEVKDINDNSPEFPNKESTVEISENADVGFRIPLDPAEDADVGSNYIQSYQISVNSHFSIDVLLRADGVKYAELVLMKELDRETQSSYAMELIATDGGNPFSSGSTKITIKVTDFNDNRPVFDQNNFSVTLPEDAPVGFVLLDLNAVDPDEGLNGEVVYGFGKQVSAEIRALFEVYSKSGRLTLKNPVDFETKKTYELDVQATDLGANPIPAICKIIINVKDVNDNAPEISITPMTSISTGIAYISETAEKDSLVALISTADRDSGVNSQVHCTLYGHDHFKLKQAYEDSYMIVTAAALDREKISEYNLTVMAEDFGSPPLRKITQYTIRLSDENDNAPHFTKHVYEVSVVENNAPGAYITTVEARDADLGTNGKITYRLLDSVIMGSPVNTFVSLNAISGSIYALRSFNYEVMKHLEVHVQASDGGSPQLQSSAIINLKIVDQNDNSPSIIEPVLNKGSAEVFLPKHAPAGYVVTQIKAMDADEGINAQLSYNITEGGHLGFSINKVTGKLHVSCELNYDLSETLRVLVAVNDNGTPSLTSTATIHLTLIEGTPPSVPAMVQNDSEEVFEWDMSIAIIIALAGSCSLLLLGIILITTTCSRHKREKREAGCNDKVGIQHVEKGESSHIDSLITNHKSNVFDVHPFPEEALLASSNTIKTAPGDGRQEQECDFDNGIMESKLEGYSTLPGYRKETLRPITIWKGNSFTTISARDPQFSGKDSGKGDSDFNDSDSDISGDGHKKDSPPINSLWACTSECKILGHSDRCWSPSASRPNTSLSHGPHLSTFSKTASLPRNSLQRDTYYQQAHLPKTNGLQSVYEKVQHQEFDYILVCPPTPARIVETGEISLPEYGHS, from the exons ATGATGCGTGGCATTTTAACAGGTTGGCATCGGTGGATTTTTGGATTCATAACACTACAAACGTTATTTGTGTCCCTGGCTGAGTCTGAGGGAAATACTCTGAAATACCAGACTAACGAGGAGCGAAGTCCAGGAACAGTGATCGGAAACCTGGCCAAGGACATGTCCTTGAGTCGCTCTTTTAGCTCCAAGACTAATTTTAGAATGATGAAACAATTCAACAATTCTTTTATCAGGGTGAGAGAAACCGACGGGGAGCTTACTGTCGGGGAAAggattgacagagagagaatctGCAGGCACACTTTACAGTGTCTCATCACTTTTGATGTTGTCAGTTTTTCAAAAGAGAGGTACAATTTGATTCATGTCGAGGTGGAGGTAAAAGACATTAATGATAACTCTCCGGAGTTTCCAAACAAGGAATCTACAGTGGAGATCTCTGAAAATGCTGATGTGGGGTTCCGTATTCCTTTGGACCCAGCCGAGGACGCAGACGTCGGATCAAACTACATCCAAAGCTATCAAATTTCTGTCAACAGTCATTTTTCCATTGATGTGCTTTTGAGAGCAGATGGGGTTAAATATGCGGAGTTGGTGCTAATGAAAGAGTTAGACAGGGAGACTCAGTCATCTTATGCGATGGAGCTTATTGCAACCGACGGAGGAAACCCATTTAGCTCGGGTTCaacaaaaataacaataaaagTGACAGACTTTAATGACAACCGTCCTGTTTTTGACCAGAATAATTTCTCGGTCACTTTGCCCGAGGACGCACCGGTTGGATTCGTTTTATTGGACTTAAATGCAGTTGATCCAGATGAGGGTTTAAACGGAGAGGTGGTCTATGGGTTCGGAAAACAGGTTTCTGCGGAGATCCGAGCACTTTTCGAAGTGTACAGTAAATCCGGGCGCCTAACGCTCAAGAACCCAGTGGATTTTGAGACCAAGAAAACATATGAGTTAGACGTGCAGGCGACTGATCTAGGAGCCAACCCGATCCCCGCCATCTGTAAAATAATAATTAATGTCAAAGACGTTAATGACAATGCCCCAGAAATCAGTATTACGCCAATGACCTCCATCTCAACAGGCATCGCATATATCAGCGAGACCGCAGAAAAGGACAGCCTAGTGGCGCTGATCAGCACCGCGGACAGGGACTCGGGCGTTAACAGCCAGGTCCATTGCACCTTATATGGGCACGACCATTTCAAACTTAAACAGGCCTATGAGGACAGCTACATGATTGTCACCGCAGCAGCCCTGGACAGGGAGAAGATAAGCGAGTACAATTTAACTGTGATGGCTGAAGATTTCGGGTCACCTCCATTGAGAAAaatcacacaatacaccataaggCTAAGCGACGAGAATGACAACGCCCCACACTTTACTAAACATGTCTATGAAGTTTCTGTCGTAGAAAATAATGCACCAGGGGCATATATTACAACTGTTGAGGCCAGAGATGCAGACTTGGGGACTAATGGCAAAATTACATACAGACTATTAGACAGTGTTATAATGGGATCACCTGTCAACACGTTTGTATCTCTAAATGCAATCTCTGGTTCAATATATGCACTGAGAAGCTTCAACTATGAAGTCATGAAACATCTGGAGGTACACGTCCAGGCAAGTGACGGGGGCTCACCCCAGCTTCAGAGTAGTGCCATCATCAATCTAAAAATAGTTGATCAGAATGACAACTCTCCGTCCATCATAGAGCCCGTCCTTAATAAGGGATCTGCTGAGGTTTTCCTGCCCAAACATGCACCTGCAGGTTATGTTGTAACCCAGATAAAGGCCATGGATGCTGATGAAGGCATAAATGCACAGCTGTCTTACAATATCACAGAGGGGGGACACTTGGGTTTCTCCATTAACAAGGTTACTGGGAAGTTACATGTGAGTTGTGAGCTGAACTACGACCTGTCTGAAACACTGAGAGTCCTAGTGGCTGTCAACGACAATGGAACACCTTCTCTGACCTCCACAGCCACTATACACCTCACTCTCATCGAAGGCACCCCTCCCAGTGTTCCCGCTATGGTCCAAAACGACAGTGAGGAAGTCTTTGAATGGGACATGTCCATAGCTATTATCATTGCCTTAGCAGGGAGCTGCTCCCTCCTCTTGCTAGGCATCATTTTGATCACTACCACCTGCAGTCGACACAAACGGGAGAAGAGAGAGGCGGGATGCAATGACAAAGTAGGCATACAACATGTGGAGAAGGGGGAGAGCAGTCATATTGATTCATTGATCACCAACCACAAAAGCAATGTGTTTGATGTACACCCTTTTCCTGAGGAAGCACTGTTGGCCTCCAGCAACACAATAAAAACAGCCCCAGGTGATGGCAGACAAGAACAAGAGTGTGACTTTGACAATGGGATAATGGAGAGTAAATTAGAG GGTTATTCAACACTGCCCGGTTATAGGAAAGAAACCCTCCGACCCATAACCATATGGAAGGGCAACTCATTCACAACCATCTCAGCCAGAGATCCTCAGTTCAGTGGGAAGGACAGTGGGAAAGGAGACAGTGACTTTAATGACAGTGACTCTGACATCAGTGGAGATGGACACAAAAAAGACTCCCCACCGATAAACA GTCTCTGGGCCTGCACCAGTGAGTGTAAAATCCTAGGCCACTCAGACCGATGCTGGAGCCCCTCAGCCTCTAGACCCAACACCAGCCTCTCCCACGGACCACACCTCTCAACCTTCTCCAAGACAGCCTCGTTGCCACGGAACAGTCTGCAAAGAGACACCTACTACCAACAGGCTCACCTACCCAAGACCAACGGTCTGCAAAGCGTCTATGAAAAAGTCCAGCACCAAGAATTTGATTATATTCTGGTTTGTCCACCAACACCAGCCAGGATAGTAGAGACTGGTGAGATATCCCTCCCGGAGTATGGACACTCTTAA